The region CATGCGGTGCAAGCACCGCCTGGCCGAGAAGATCCTGCACAGGTTATTCGATGAAGAAACCGCCGATGAATCGAGCTGAACGGGCGCAGCTGGCGATGATGCTCGAGGTCTGCGCCTACCCGAAACCCGGGAACGTGGACCGGTGCCATGACTACTCAGATACCCGTCTCGAACACTTTCTCGCCTCGACCATCCTCGCACGACCGGTTTTTGATGCGGCAGAGCAGACCGGCGGCCGGGTCGGGAGCCTGATCCGGGAGGCGGTCATGCGCACGAACGGCCACGCCGGAGGAAATACCCACTTCGGAGCGTTCATCCTGCTCATCCCGCTCATCCTCGGAGGGGATATCGCAGGGGCGCGCTGGGTCGTGGCCGGGACCGACGTCGAGGACGCGATCGACTTTTATGCCGCCTTCGGCCTCACGCAGGTCAGGGTGGCGGAGAGCGACGACCTGGACGTGAACGACCCGAATTCGATCGCCGCGATCCGGGAGCGGGGCATGACGCTTGCCGACATCATGGCCTACTCGGCGCCCCGGGATATGGTCGCCCGGGAGTGGACGAACGGTTTTTCCCTGACCCGCCGGTGCGCCGACCTGCTCCATGAGCACGGGCCCGGTCGGGAGGCGATCGTGCGGACGTTCCTCGACCTCCTT is a window of Methanoculleus sp. 7T DNA encoding:
- a CDS encoding triphosphoribosyl-dephospho-CoA synthase, with product MNRAERAQLAMMLEVCAYPKPGNVDRCHDYSDTRLEHFLASTILARPVFDAAEQTGGRVGSLIREAVMRTNGHAGGNTHFGAFILLIPLILGGDIAGARWVVAGTDVEDAIDFYAAFGLTQVRVAESDDLDVNDPNSIAAIRERGMTLADIMAYSAPRDMVAREWTNGFSLTRRCADLLHEHGPGREAIVRTFLDLLASVPDTFIAKKHGAETAERTMRCAGEVLSGGRDLRAFDAECIRDGINPGSIADITIAGIYVALGEGWQWDC